Proteins encoded by one window of Halomonas sp. SH5A2:
- a CDS encoding methyl-accepting chemotaxis protein, producing MLEKLHKINVKYTLAFILVALSLLGVVVVDSLLVQSIRERMTDFSGSFNPAVSAVLNADRDLYQARVAELEVLHEAPGSEGASTQYDDYRENAEQAYDRMHDFLTLLNAYPQVSEGLEPFEDRFAAWESASQLVFELHEEGELDAAEEQLEGDSLAAFNALRDLYNIAGESADARGMALEQETLGQVAVQQRWVMGFTALVLLATFVIALMGPNLMSRALRQVSGRIRDITQGEGDLTARIDSQRRDEIGELAREFDGFIARMDVSFQAVRDGARNVNVASNEIASGSEDLASRTEQQASALQETASSMEEMSSIVRQNSESASNADTISSQAAEKAEKGVKEVQHSVELMRELEASSRKVGEIVEVIDSIAFQTNILALNASVEAARAGEHGRGFAVVASEVRNLASRSADSSKKIREMIADISQRIASGAEQAVRSGEGIQDTVEAIRQVSGLMNEISLAVREQESGIQQVGTALTQMDSATQQNVTLVSQTSSSAASLQQEANRLTRLVDAFKLSGDSSAGASTALPKQTSRHPPQRSAQKSEPEWEAF from the coding sequence ATGCTGGAGAAACTCCACAAGATCAATGTGAAATACACCCTGGCGTTTATTCTGGTGGCCTTGTCGCTGCTGGGTGTCGTGGTGGTCGATAGTTTGCTTGTCCAATCGATACGCGAACGCATGACGGACTTTAGCGGCTCGTTTAACCCGGCGGTGTCAGCGGTGCTCAATGCGGATCGTGACCTGTACCAGGCGCGAGTGGCCGAGCTTGAAGTACTGCATGAAGCGCCGGGTAGTGAGGGGGCGAGCACTCAGTACGATGATTACCGCGAAAATGCCGAGCAAGCGTATGACCGGATGCATGACTTCCTGACGTTGCTGAACGCGTATCCCCAGGTAAGCGAGGGGCTTGAGCCGTTCGAAGACCGTTTTGCGGCGTGGGAGTCGGCGTCCCAGCTCGTCTTTGAGCTTCATGAGGAAGGCGAGCTTGATGCCGCTGAAGAGCAGTTGGAGGGAGATTCGTTAGCGGCCTTTAATGCCTTGCGTGATCTATACAACATTGCCGGTGAAAGCGCCGACGCGCGGGGTATGGCTCTTGAGCAGGAAACCCTGGGACAGGTGGCCGTGCAGCAGCGCTGGGTGATGGGCTTCACTGCCTTGGTGCTTCTGGCCACATTTGTCATTGCCTTGATGGGGCCGAACCTGATGTCCCGGGCGCTTCGCCAGGTCAGCGGGCGCATTCGCGATATTACCCAGGGCGAGGGCGACCTCACCGCACGCATTGATAGCCAGCGGCGTGACGAGATTGGCGAATTGGCCCGCGAGTTTGATGGCTTTATCGCGCGCATGGATGTCAGCTTCCAGGCGGTGCGCGACGGCGCCCGCAATGTCAATGTGGCGTCGAACGAGATTGCCTCGGGCAGCGAGGACCTTGCGTCCAGAACCGAGCAGCAGGCTTCCGCTCTGCAAGAGACGGCGTCCAGCATGGAGGAGATGTCCTCGATCGTGCGCCAGAACAGCGAGTCGGCCAGCAATGCCGATACGATTTCCAGCCAGGCGGCTGAGAAAGCCGAGAAAGGCGTCAAGGAGGTTCAGCACTCGGTGGAACTGATGCGCGAGCTCGAAGCCAGTTCCCGCAAGGTGGGCGAGATTGTCGAAGTCATCGATTCGATTGCCTTCCAGACCAATATTCTGGCGCTCAATGCCTCGGTCGAGGCGGCGCGAGCGGGTGAGCATGGCCGCGGCTTTGCGGTGGTGGCCAGCGAAGTTCGCAACCTTGCCAGCCGCAGCGCGGATTCCTCCAAAAAGATTCGCGAGATGATCGCGGATATCAGCCAGCGCATCGCCAGCGGCGCCGAGCAGGCGGTACGCAGTGGCGAGGGGATTCAGGACACGGTGGAGGCCATCCGCCAGGTCTCGGGGCTGATGAATGAGATTTCGCTGGCCGTACGCGAGCAGGAATCCGGCATTCAGCAGGTTGGCACGGCGCTGACGCAGATGGATTCCGCCACTCAGCAGAACGTCACGCTGGTGTCGCAAACCAGCAGTTCGGCGGCGTCACTTCAACAGGAAGCCAACCGGCTTACCCGCCTGGTAGATGCCTTCAAGCTGAGTGGCGATAGTTCAGCGGGTGCGTCGACGGCGTTACCCAAGCAGACCTCTCGGCACCCGCCGCAACGCAGTGCACAGAAAAGTGAGCCTGAGTGGGAAGCTTTTTAG
- the fliD gene encoding flagellar filament capping protein FliD, with protein sequence MATITSLGIGSGLDLNGLLDQLQKAERGKLAPITRQQAQQEAKISAYGKIQSSMDKFQATVDALNDPQLYQSLSANVRGDAIKASANADALPGSYTVEVTALATSGTLASQRVTDSDTPLDMGGATQLRLDFAGQASVNVDVAADSSLEDIRDAINAHEDAGVSASVIFDGEGYRLALSSKETGLDASVTGFSFVDADGVDVATPPFASDTAQSGQDAALTVNGITITSASNSIEDAIQGVTLNLGELSLGAGETASSTINVERNTLKVREAIGEFVKAFNNVKSTIGTATNYDSETGVAAELVGDSTVRTIENRLRSVLTGGVAGGEFSTLTQLGITLQRDGTLEMDDDAVSDLAKNSPDALSDFFTGVEGNENSVGLASSLSTTLEQLMSKTGTLGNAISGAENRIDSLGERYERMESTIERTISRYRTQFGQLDAMIAQMNSTSTYLTQQFDALDYQLGRK encoded by the coding sequence ATGGCGACGATAACCTCTCTTGGTATTGGCTCAGGCCTCGACCTAAACGGTTTGCTTGATCAATTACAAAAAGCCGAGCGTGGCAAGCTGGCACCCATCACTCGCCAGCAAGCACAGCAGGAAGCCAAGATCTCCGCTTACGGCAAAATTCAATCCTCCATGGATAAGTTCCAGGCGACGGTTGATGCGCTGAACGACCCGCAGCTTTACCAAAGCCTTTCTGCCAATGTGCGGGGTGATGCGATCAAAGCCAGTGCTAACGCAGATGCCCTCCCTGGTAGCTATACCGTTGAGGTTACCGCGCTGGCCACCAGTGGCACGTTGGCTTCCCAGCGTGTAACCGATAGCGACACCCCCCTTGATATGGGCGGTGCCACCCAGCTGCGGCTCGATTTTGCTGGACAGGCTAGCGTGAATGTTGACGTGGCGGCAGACAGCAGCCTGGAAGATATTCGCGATGCGATTAATGCCCACGAAGACGCGGGCGTCAGCGCTAGCGTTATTTTTGACGGCGAAGGCTACCGCCTGGCGCTTAGCTCCAAGGAAACTGGCCTGGATGCTTCGGTAACCGGTTTCAGCTTCGTGGATGCGGATGGCGTTGATGTGGCTACGCCGCCCTTCGCCAGCGACACTGCGCAAAGCGGCCAGGATGCCGCGCTGACGGTTAATGGCATCACCATTACCAGCGCGAGCAACAGTATTGAAGACGCCATTCAAGGCGTAACCCTGAACCTGGGCGAGCTAAGCCTGGGTGCGGGCGAAACTGCCAGCAGTACCATCAACGTTGAGCGCAACACGCTAAAAGTGCGCGAGGCGATTGGCGAATTTGTTAAAGCCTTCAATAACGTAAAAAGCACCATTGGCACCGCCACCAATTATGATAGTGAGACAGGTGTGGCGGCGGAGTTGGTGGGCGATAGTACTGTGCGCACCATCGAAAACCGCCTTCGCAGCGTATTGACTGGTGGTGTTGCGGGCGGTGAGTTTTCCACACTAACCCAGCTAGGTATTACTCTGCAGCGCGACGGCACGCTGGAAATGGACGACGACGCTGTAAGCGATTTGGCCAAAAACAGCCCCGATGCCTTGAGCGATTTCTTTACCGGAGTAGAAGGTAATGAGAACTCAGTAGGGCTGGCTAGCAGTCTGAGTACAACGCTTGAACAACTGATGAGCAAAACCGGCACTTTGGGCAATGCCATTAGCGGCGCAGAAAACCGCATCGATAGCCTGGGTGAGCGCTATGAGCGTATGGAAAGCACCATCGAGCGCACCATTAGCCGCTACCGTACCCAGTTTGGCCAGTTGGACGCGATGATTGCGCAAATGAACAGTACAAGTACCTACCTCACCCAGCAGTTTGATGCGCTGGATTATCAGTTGGGGCGGAAGTAA
- the murJ gene encoding murein biosynthesis integral membrane protein MurJ: MTTNSQQQGQEQPQGRGLMRSGLIVSAMTMLSRVMGLARDVVVAALLGAGDGADAFFVAFKIPNFLRRLFAEGAFNQAFVPVLSEYSTQRNKQEIRELLNAVAGSLTAILALITALAMLGAPWLIWLFAPGFGRDPEKLAMTADMLRLTFPYLLLISLTAFAGSVLNTWNRFAVPAFTPVLLNLSLIGAALLLTPLMEEPAMALAWGVLIAGVAQLVFQVPFLLRLGLMPTPWPNLAHEGVRRILRLIGPALFGVSVSQINLLLDTVLASLLAAGSVSWLYYSDRLVELPLGVFGVAIGTVILPALSKRHADKSNAHFAAMLDWAIRMVLLLGLPAALALVVLAEPLLITLFHYGAMTDTDIQMAAMSLRAYAVGLVAFMLIKVLAPGFFARQNTKTPVKVAIFAMVANMVFNLILVWSLAHAGLALATALSAFLNAGLLGYLLHKEGVLVFQPGWGRFAVQLFGGCALMSIALYVIAPEWTTWLAMSLWQRVAWVSGLVALGAGLYFTWLGALGLRVRHLKMRA, from the coding sequence ATGACCACGAATTCGCAGCAGCAAGGTCAGGAGCAGCCTCAGGGGCGTGGGTTGATGCGCTCGGGGCTGATTGTCAGTGCCATGACCATGCTTTCGCGGGTCATGGGGCTGGCGCGTGATGTGGTTGTGGCGGCGCTGCTGGGCGCGGGCGACGGGGCCGATGCGTTTTTTGTGGCCTTCAAGATCCCCAATTTTCTGCGCCGTTTGTTTGCCGAAGGGGCGTTCAATCAGGCTTTTGTGCCGGTGCTTTCCGAGTACTCGACCCAGCGCAACAAGCAGGAGATTCGCGAGCTGCTCAATGCCGTGGCGGGGAGTTTAACCGCGATTCTGGCATTGATTACCGCCCTTGCGATGCTGGGGGCGCCCTGGTTGATCTGGCTGTTTGCACCGGGGTTTGGCCGGGACCCGGAAAAGCTCGCCATGACGGCGGACATGCTGCGGTTAACCTTCCCGTATTTGTTGCTGATTTCGCTCACCGCCTTTGCCGGCAGCGTGCTGAACACCTGGAACCGTTTTGCGGTCCCGGCGTTTACGCCGGTGCTGCTGAACCTGTCGCTGATCGGCGCGGCCTTGTTGCTCACGCCGTTGATGGAAGAACCGGCGATGGCACTGGCCTGGGGCGTGTTGATTGCCGGGGTGGCGCAATTGGTGTTCCAGGTGCCGTTTTTGCTGCGCCTGGGCTTGATGCCGACCCCTTGGCCTAACTTGGCTCATGAGGGCGTACGGCGAATATTAAGGCTCATAGGCCCGGCGCTGTTCGGCGTGTCGGTATCGCAGATCAACCTGCTGCTGGATACCGTGTTGGCCTCGCTGCTGGCCGCAGGCAGTGTCTCGTGGCTGTATTACTCGGACAGGCTGGTCGAGCTGCCGCTGGGCGTGTTCGGCGTGGCGATTGGCACGGTGATCTTGCCCGCGCTTTCCAAGCGCCACGCCGACAAGTCGAACGCGCATTTTGCCGCGATGCTCGATTGGGCCATCCGCATGGTGCTGCTGCTGGGGCTGCCCGCCGCCCTGGCACTGGTGGTACTGGCGGAGCCCTTGTTGATTACGCTGTTCCACTACGGGGCGATGACTGATACCGATATCCAGATGGCGGCGATGAGCCTGCGCGCCTACGCGGTCGGGCTGGTGGCCTTTATGCTGATCAAGGTGCTTGCGCCGGGCTTTTTTGCCCGCCAGAACACCAAAACCCCAGTGAAGGTGGCCATTTTTGCCATGGTCGCCAATATGGTCTTCAACCTGATATTGGTTTGGTCGCTGGCCCACGCCGGGTTAGCGTTGGCCACGGCGCTGTCGGCCTTCCTGAATGCCGGGCTGCTGGGTTACCTGCTGCACAAGGAGGGCGTGCTGGTGTTTCAGCCGGGCTGGGGGCGCTTTGCGGTGCAGCTTTTCGGCGGCTGCGCGCTGATGAGCATTGCGCTGTACGTCATCGCGCCCGAGTGGACAACATGGCTTGCCATGAGCCTGTGGCAGCGGGTCGCCTGGGTGTCGGGGCTGGTGGCACTGGGCGCGGGGCTGTACTTTACCTGGCTGGGCGCGTTGGGGTTACGGGTACGGCATTTGAAAATGCGCGCCTGA
- the rpsT gene encoding 30S ribosomal protein S20, translated as MANSKQARKRARQAENRRVLKASQRSMVRTYIKRVLKAVNTGDHGKAMEEFKVAQPVIDRIADKDVLSKKKAARLKSRLNKRIKALAA; from the coding sequence GTGGCGAACAGCAAGCAAGCTCGCAAGCGCGCCCGCCAGGCCGAGAACCGTCGTGTCCTGAAAGCTAGCCAACGCAGCATGGTCCGTACCTACATTAAGCGCGTACTCAAAGCGGTTAATACGGGCGACCATGGCAAGGCGATGGAAGAGTTCAAGGTGGCGCAGCCGGTCATCGACCGCATCGCTGATAAAGACGTCCTTTCCAAGAAGAAAGCTGCACGTCTGAAAAGCCGCTTGAACAAGCGCATTAAAGCACTGGCGGCGTAA
- the ribF gene encoding bifunctional riboflavin kinase/FAD synthetase has product MRVIRGLHNLTASSRGCVATIGNFDGVHRGHQAILQQCREHAARLGGPLTVVVFEPQPREFFAGDQAPPRLTRLREKVRLLGHHGAEQVLCLPFNDALRSLTGREFIDQVLVDGLNVKHLVVGDDFRFGCDRRGDFTLLEAVGREQGFGVEHTRTFTVDGERVSSSRVRTLLASGNFTAAARLLGRPYSVDGRVVRDQQLGRTIGVPTANLPMLPQPLTLRGVYAVVVELENGERHSGVANVGFRPTVGATRPTLEVHLFDFSGDLYSKRMTVVPCVRLRGEVKFDDIEALKAQIERDQRQARRYFATAAAGKNAALPLASAPLGRETASSDSSLAGDSAEDNDG; this is encoded by the coding sequence ATGCGGGTCATTCGAGGTTTGCACAATTTAACGGCGTCATCCCGGGGCTGCGTGGCGACCATCGGCAATTTCGATGGTGTGCATCGCGGCCATCAGGCGATCTTGCAGCAGTGCCGCGAGCACGCCGCGCGCTTGGGCGGCCCGTTAACCGTGGTGGTGTTTGAACCCCAGCCGCGGGAGTTTTTTGCCGGTGACCAGGCGCCGCCCCGGCTGACACGGCTGCGTGAAAAGGTCCGCCTGCTGGGGCACCACGGTGCCGAGCAGGTGCTGTGCCTGCCGTTTAACGACGCACTACGCAGCCTCACTGGCCGTGAATTTATCGATCAGGTGCTGGTCGACGGGCTGAACGTAAAGCACCTGGTGGTCGGCGACGACTTCCGCTTCGGCTGCGACCGTCGCGGTGACTTCACCCTGCTGGAAGCCGTGGGCCGCGAACAGGGCTTTGGCGTTGAGCATACCCGCACCTTTACAGTAGACGGCGAACGCGTTTCCAGCTCGCGGGTGCGTACGCTGTTGGCCAGCGGCAACTTTACCGCTGCCGCCCGCCTGCTGGGGCGGCCCTATTCGGTGGATGGCCGGGTGGTGCGCGACCAGCAACTGGGGCGCACCATTGGCGTGCCCACCGCCAATTTGCCGATGCTACCCCAGCCGCTCACGCTGCGCGGGGTCTACGCCGTGGTTGTCGAGTTGGAAAACGGCGAGCGTCATTCAGGCGTGGCCAACGTCGGATTCCGCCCTACGGTGGGCGCGACGCGGCCGACCCTGGAGGTGCACCTGTTTGATTTTTCAGGTGACCTTTACAGCAAACGCATGACGGTCGTGCCCTGCGTGCGACTGCGGGGCGAGGTGAAGTTTGATGATATCGAAGCGCTGAAAGCGCAGATTGAGCGCGATCAGCGTCAGGCGCGGCGCTACTTTGCGACCGCCGCCGCTGGCAAAAACGCAGCACTTCCGCTGGCCTCGGCCCCGCTCGGGCGAGAGACCGCTTCTTCTGATTCCTCCTTGGCGGGCGATTCCGCCGAAGATAACGACGGCTGA
- a CDS encoding FliC/FljB family flagellin produces MSVINTNITSMIGQQNLMKSQNDLQTSMERLSSGLRINSAKDDAAGQAIANRMTSQITGLGQAQRNANDGISVSQTAEGALNQVNDNLQRVRELTVQAQNGTNSQDDLQSIQDEIGQRLSEIDRISEETNFNGVKVLASDQALKIQVGANDGETIEVNLSEITSETLKMDSLDVTQRTVLSEDFGATVSDTDAITAKFSTDDLAAPTDANGGATTTTTDDIYELADGSGFAVLADDGNYYTLDTTDAAALSYDSTTAIDASTVDTESGSVDSIQAGVTLDTATNLNGSDLIEINDAEGNGTGEYLMDNGDGTYNLATIATDGVASEGEALTVDPMASIDSALSQVDSLRSELGAVQNRFESAITNLSTNEVNLSAARSRIEDADYASEVADMTRSQILQQAGTSVLAQANQIPQNVLSLLG; encoded by the coding sequence ATGTCAGTGATCAATACCAACATCACCTCGATGATCGGCCAGCAAAACCTGATGAAGTCACAAAATGACTTACAGACTAGCATGGAGCGCTTGAGCTCTGGCCTCCGCATCAACAGCGCCAAAGACGACGCCGCTGGTCAGGCCATCGCCAACCGCATGACCAGCCAAATTACCGGCTTGGGGCAGGCACAGCGTAACGCTAACGACGGTATCTCAGTCTCGCAAACGGCTGAAGGTGCTCTGAACCAGGTAAACGATAACCTGCAGCGTGTTCGTGAACTGACAGTTCAAGCACAGAACGGCACCAACAGCCAGGATGACCTGCAGTCTATCCAGGACGAAATTGGTCAGCGCTTGTCTGAAATCGACCGTATCTCAGAAGAAACTAACTTTAACGGCGTAAAAGTATTGGCGAGTGATCAAGCGCTTAAGATTCAGGTTGGCGCTAATGACGGCGAGACAATCGAAGTTAATCTTAGCGAAATCACGTCTGAGACACTCAAGATGGATAGTCTTGACGTAACCCAGCGCACCGTGCTTTCTGAAGATTTTGGTGCTACCGTCTCCGATACGGATGCCATAACAGCCAAGTTCTCTACTGATGATTTGGCTGCACCCACTGATGCAAATGGCGGTGCTACCACTACCACTACAGACGATATTTATGAACTGGCAGACGGTAGTGGCTTTGCTGTATTAGCTGATGATGGTAACTACTACACCCTTGATACAACTGATGCAGCTGCACTGAGTTACGATAGTACAACTGCAATTGATGCTAGCACTGTCGATACCGAAAGTGGCTCGGTGGATAGCATCCAGGCTGGGGTTACGTTGGATACAGCTACTAACCTTAATGGTTCTGATCTCATTGAAATTAATGATGCTGAAGGTAATGGAACCGGCGAGTACCTGATGGATAACGGTGACGGAACCTATAACCTTGCCACTATCGCTACAGATGGAGTGGCGAGTGAAGGTGAAGCTCTTACTGTTGATCCAATGGCTTCGATTGACTCTGCTCTGAGCCAAGTTGATAGCCTTCGTTCCGAGCTTGGTGCTGTGCAGAACCGTTTTGAATCTGCCATCACTAACCTAAGCACCAATGAGGTTAACCTCTCTGCTGCTCGTTCGCGCATTGAAGACGCTGACTACGCATCTGAAGTTGCCGACATGACGCGCAGCCAGATCCTGCAGCAAGCCGGTACTTCAGTACTTGCCCAGGCCAACCAGATTCCGCAGAACGTTCTGTCTCTGCTGGGTTAA
- the fliD gene encoding flagellar filament capping protein FliD, whose protein sequence is MGAISSLGIGSGLDLNGLLDQLETAERQKLVPIEQQVETEQTKISAYGQLESALSTFQDSASALADSTLFGSLSANVSGEAVSATADETAVTGSYNITVGTMATRGTLASDGVDDPEAALTTADQNMTFAFGDGSETTVAIAADSSLEDIRDAINADENAGVNATIINDGTQNRLALSSRETGADASISNFTFDGDAPFAADTANTLQDGTDAALNVNGIDITSATNQVEGAIQGVTLNLQSTGDSTVTVEQDTRAVREAVTSFVDSYNALKEAAGELTSFNQETGEAGPLNGDSTVRTVESRMRSVLSGGVEQEGDGFSMLSQVGISLEVDGTLSLDEDKLNDVVANDQEALSDFFAGDGDNPGLAGQVNTAVEQMLSTNGTVTGAISGSESRIESLGDRYTSMEQSIGQTIDRYRTQFGQLDGMIAEMNQTSNYLTDQFAALDAQMGG, encoded by the coding sequence ATGGGTGCTATTTCATCTCTCGGTATTGGGTCAGGGTTAGACCTGAACGGCTTGCTCGATCAGCTTGAAACCGCTGAGCGACAAAAGCTCGTCCCGATTGAGCAGCAAGTAGAAACCGAGCAAACCAAAATCTCAGCCTATGGGCAGCTAGAGAGTGCGCTTTCGACATTTCAAGACTCGGCCAGCGCTTTGGCGGACAGCACTCTCTTTGGGAGCCTGTCGGCCAACGTAAGTGGTGAGGCAGTCAGCGCTACCGCCGACGAAACCGCCGTGACCGGCAGCTACAATATCACCGTAGGCACCATGGCCACGCGCGGCACTTTGGCCTCTGACGGGGTAGATGACCCAGAGGCAGCGCTAACTACTGCCGATCAAAACATGACCTTTGCCTTTGGCGACGGCAGTGAAACGACGGTTGCCATCGCCGCTGATAGCTCTCTGGAAGACATTCGCGATGCCATCAATGCTGATGAAAACGCGGGTGTAAATGCCACTATCATCAACGATGGTACGCAAAACCGTCTGGCGCTAAGTTCCCGTGAAACCGGTGCGGATGCCTCTATCAGCAATTTTACTTTCGATGGAGATGCACCATTTGCGGCCGACACAGCGAACACATTGCAAGACGGTACTGACGCTGCGCTAAACGTCAATGGTATTGATATCACTAGCGCAACCAATCAAGTTGAGGGTGCGATTCAAGGCGTTACGCTGAACCTGCAAAGCACGGGTGATAGCACCGTTACGGTAGAGCAGGATACCCGCGCCGTGCGTGAAGCCGTCACGTCGTTTGTCGATTCGTACAACGCGCTGAAAGAGGCAGCAGGCGAGCTGACAAGCTTTAATCAGGAGACCGGCGAGGCCGGCCCGCTCAACGGTGACAGCACGGTTCGAACCGTTGAGTCTCGCATGCGCAGCGTGCTCAGCGGCGGTGTTGAACAAGAGGGCGATGGCTTCTCGATGCTAAGCCAAGTGGGTATTTCACTCGAAGTGGATGGCACGCTCTCGCTGGATGAAGACAAGCTCAATGACGTTGTCGCCAATGACCAGGAAGCCCTTTCCGATTTCTTCGCGGGCGATGGCGATAACCCAGGCCTGGCAGGTCAGGTGAATACCGCCGTGGAGCAAATGCTGAGCACCAATGGTACCGTAACTGGAGCGATCAGCGGCAGTGAAAGCCGTATCGAGTCACTTGGCGACCGCTACACCAGCATGGAGCAGTCCATCGGCCAAACCATCGACCGCTACCGCACCCAGTTTGGTCAATTGGACGGCATGATTGCCGAGATGAATCAAACCAGCAATTATCTTACCGACCAATTTGCTGCTTTGGATGCTCAAATGGGCGGCTAA